TATTTTTCATCTCGCTCCTCCTGACTTAAATCCTGAATTCAATGCCTCGAATAGGCGCTTCCTACCCATCAAAGTGAATATGTCCTAGCTTTCATAGTGGTATATTTTGATTCGGGATAGATgcattgaaagttttaaaaatatttacaaaaatacaaatgaatcctaaaactttcaaaaaattcagttaagtcttaaaacttatcataaaagcaCAATAAAGTCctcaaactttcaaaaaatacaatcaatgaAAGGACTTAATCGgatcaatttaacaaattttagagattaattgcacttttgaaagttttagaatttagtTGCATTTCGTTTTAAGTTTAAGGATTTTCAATACACTTAtccattttcattcttcttcattttttttttttggtcacattcttcttcatttacttCTACGTTAAATTGAAACATTGACATGGATGTGAGGGAGCATCTCCCTCGAGCTGCCAAACAGAAACAGAGGACATGTCTCTGTGTTGACTGCTTTgccttcttctttcctcccaATTACTTCCCATCCAAGCACAAAAACACACGCAGGCCGTGTAGTTTTCGgcaattgattgattttcctttgcTCTAAACTATTGAATTTCCGTTAGCCATGTTAGACTTCTGCTAAAAGATGACAGGCCGAATTCATATTTCTCTGCTCGTCTAGAAGGGCGCGAATTTGGTCAAATAACCCATCCGACGCGTCTTCTTCTAAAGACTTTTCCAAGTTGCATGAATTCCTGATCATAGGACTTGTTCCTAGGAAAATTTTCTGCAATTCATACTTTCAAACAGCCAATCAGTCAAGTCATCGCTCAAACTTAACCAGCTGCAATGGAAAAGCTTGACAGCATGAGAAGCCCGTGATGTCCTTTTGACTAAAGTGCTTTTGGTAACgttttcgtttaaaaattgtttcggaGAAATAGTAAATgtaaaactatttatgttccgaggaacaattttttaatagagaatgcatttagtaaatttattcctagaataaaaaagaacagaaacacgtttagtaaacttgtataattttttaatttttttctttttttttttttttttcattttttttttcttcattttggccggtcgctagccttggccatggcggcgaccggccaacgAGGGCTTGCGGCCTTGCTAGGGGCCGGCAATGCTCGGCTCACCGGGGCCGGCGGCGCCCCGGCGAGGTCGCTGCCCTTGACAGCCGGTGGGCCAGCCATGGTCAAGGCTAGCGactaaccaaagaaaaaaagaaaaagaaaagaaaaagaagaaaaagtagaagaaagaaaaattgtttttcgaAAGTGTTCCggaaataataaataagtttttttatttttgtttatgttccaaatttattcccgaaaaaaaatagatttaaacaaaaatgcaaacaaacgctttattctttctttttttttttttgctccctaacaaaaacagaaattgtgtTCATAAATACGGACCAGGAACGCAAACAAACAGCCGCTAGTTGACGTATTGAGGCCCTAAACCACGCTCATGAAGGGAATCCAAAGGAGCTTCCAGTCCCACGATAGTATAGTCCAAGGCTTGTCCCACACTCCTTTTGACTAAGACGATCATGAAAGGCTCCACTCCTTTAAACTAACCACAACCTATATTTCTCCTCGCAGGCCGTGGGCAATTCCATTCTTGAGCGAAACATATTCGTTCACAGCTTACGAGTCCCCAGTTGCTCCATCCATTGAAAAAATGTCCCCTGTTTCAGTGCTCTGTTTCTTGCTCTTTCACCTGCTAATTCCTTCCCCAGCGCAAGCGGACGGTGATATAACCATCGGATCTTCTCTGACCGCAAAAAAGGACAACTCTTCATGGCTTTCACCTTCCGGGGACTTTGCATTCGGCTTTCGTACCTTACCTGCCAACCCCGACAACCACGGTGAGGTCTTCTTGCTCTCCATTTGGTATAACAAGATACCTTCGAGAACAATCGTCTGGTTCGCAAATGGAGATCATCCTGCACCTGAAAATTCGAAGCTAGAGTTCACTTCCGACCTTGGCTTGGTTCTCATTGATCCACGAGGAGAAAGATTGTGGATATCAGAGAACATCGTCGGTACTATCTCGCATGCTACCATCAACGACACAGGCAATTTTATTATTCTCGGTTCAAATTTGGAGAAACTATGGGAAAGCTTTGAAGATCCCGACGACACATTGCTTCCTTCACAAACGCTGGGAAAAAATAAGTCCCTTTCCTCTCGTCAATCAGAAGGAAGCTTTTCCAGAGGAAAATTCCAGCTTCGGATGCTGGACAGCGGAGACCTCGTACTCAACACCATAAACCTGCCTTCCAGTTATGCAAACAAACCTTATTACAGCACTAAAACTGCCCGAAATTCGAACACGTCAAGCCCGGGAAAGAAGTCGTGTTCGACGATTCAGCTTCCATTTGTTCTGAGAGAGAATGACGATAAAGTTTACCTCTCGCAGGTGAAAGTACCTTCAGCATCAGATTTTTACCATAGAATTACGCTGAACTTTGATGGGGTTTTGACTCAATACGTACACCCCAAGAATTCTAATTCTAATGGAACCTGGACCTCTCTGTGGTCTGAACCTGAAAATATATGCACTGCCGTTCTTGCTCCACGCGGCTCTGGTGTTTGTGGCTACAACAGTATTTGTTCCCTGGGTAACAATAACAGGCCGAAATGTGGCTGCCCCGACAAATACACTTTGCTTGACCCTAATGATGAGTATGGCAGTTGCATACCTAACTTCACGCTGAGTTGTGAGGAAGATGAAAAGAAGCTGAAGCAAGGTTCCGTAGAGGATCTTTACACTTTCGTCGAGCTAGAGCACATGGGTTGGCTGATGTCTGATTATGCCCTGCTGAAGCCTTTCTCTGAAGACGAATGCAGAAACTCATGCTTGCATGACTGCATGCGTGCGGCTGCCGGTTTCAGAGATGGCAACAGTTGCTGGAAAAAGAAGCTTCCCCTGTCCAACGGAAGAGTTGATCCTAAATTGAAAGGAAAGTTCCTAATCAAAGTCCCGAAGCGTGACTCAACTCTTACAAACGATTCCCAATATCCAATCCCAAAGGGAAGGATAAAAGACCACGATCATAGAATTTTGATTTTAGTCGGATCAGTGCTATTCGAACTTCTGCGTCTGTCAATTTTCTACTCATCACTTGGgggattttctttgtctacCGCAAGAAGCTCAAGAATATATCCACCAAAGAGAACTTCGTGGAATCAAATTTGCGTTATTTCACTTACCAAGAGCTTTTCCGAGCCACGGATGGGTTCAAGGAAGAGATAGGCCGGGGATCTTTCGGGATTGTTTATAAAGGGGTGATGTCCAACGATGCACCAATTGCCGTGAAGAAGCTAGCTAGTGGGATGCAAAACAAGGAGAGGGAGCTCAGAACAGAAGTCGATGTGATAGGCCAGACCTTTCACAAGAATCTGGTTAGATTACTTGGTTTCTGTGATGAAGGCCAAGAAAGGTTGCTCGTCTATGAGTTCTTGAGCAATGGCACACTATCAAGCCTTCTCTTTTCAGGTGAATCCAAACCCAGTTGGATCCAGAGATGCCATATTGCTTCAGGAATTGCCAGGGGATTACTATACTTGCATGAAGAGCGCACTACACAAATCATCCACTGTGATATAAAGCCACAGAACATACTTCTTGATGACTACTACAACGCGAGAATCTCCGATTTTGGACTTGCCAAGCTCCTGAAGATGAGCCAGAGCCATACTCAAACGAATATAAGAGGAACAAGAGGGTACATCGCTCCTGAATGGTTCAGGAACTTGCCCATCAGTGTGAAAGTGGATGTCTATAGCTACGGGGTGTTGCTTCTGGAGATAATATGCTGCAGGAGACGTTGCGGGACTGAGGTGAGCAGAGAAAGTGAGGGAGGGCTCTTGACTCATTGGGCTTATGATTGCTTCATGCATGGAAGGCTGGATGCTCTGGTTGAAGGTGACACGGAGGGTCTGAGTAACAGGGTGAAGCTGAAGAATTTGGTCATGATCACGTTATGGTGTATTCAAGAGGACCCTTCCTTGAGGCCAACGATGAAGAAGGTGACACAGATGCTGGAAGGAGCAGTGGAAGTGCCTGTCCCTCCATGTCCATTCCCCTTGAACAGAAGCACCTCCTCTTTCCTTCAGCCAAATTGAACAGGGCTTAAGTGGTATGCTCTATGAATCACAATTTTCTCACGCTGGTCGTGAACATGTTATCTTCGCTACATACATTTTTGCATCTTGCTGGGTAACTTACAAAGGAGGAGAACCTGCGGTTGCCAATGTAAATTACTACACTAATTTTATATgtaatcctagaaaataaaaataaggattATTTCAATAATGAATGTAGTACTGAAGGATGCAACTTAGAGGAATTGGTCGTGTAAAATTTTTAACTG
The nucleotide sequence above comes from Eucalyptus grandis isolate ANBG69807.140 chromosome 2, ASM1654582v1, whole genome shotgun sequence. Encoded proteins:
- the LOC120290731 gene encoding G-type lectin S-receptor-like serine/threonine-protein kinase LECRK2 is translated as MAATGQRGLAALLGAGNARLTGAGGAPARSLPLTAAYESPVAPSIEKMSPVSVLCFLLFHLLIPSPAQADGDITIGSSLTAKKDNSSWLSPSGDFAFGFRTLPANPDNHGEVFLLSIWYNKIPSRTIVWFANGDHPAPENSKLEFTSDLGLVLIDPRGERLWISENIVGTISHATINDTGNFIILGSNLEKLWESFEDPDDTLLPSQTLGKNKSLSSRQSEGSFSRGKFQLRMLDSGDLVLNTINLPSSYANKPYYSTKTARNSNTSSPGKKSCSTIQLPFVLRENDDKVYLSQVKVPSASDFYHRITLNFDGVLTQYVHPKNSNSNGTWTSLWSEPENICTAVLAPRGSGVCGYNSICSLGNNNRPKCGCPDKYTLLDPNDEYGSCIPNFTLSCEEDEKKLKQGSVEDLYTFVELEHMGWLMSDYALLKPFSEDECRNSCLHDCMRAAAGFRDGNSCWKKKLPLSNGRVDPKLKGNRISAIRTSASVNFLLITWGIFFVYRKKLKNISTKENFVESNLRYFTYQELFRATDGFKEEIGRGSFGIVYKGVMSNDAPIAVKKLASGMQNKERELRTEVDVIGQTFHKNLVRLLGFCDEGQERLLVYEFLSNGTLSSLLFSGESKPSWIQRCHIASGIARGLLYLHEERTTQIIHCDIKPQNILLDDYYNARISDFGLAKLLKMSQSHTQTNIRGTRGYIAPEWFRNLPISVKVDVYSYGVLLLEIICCRRRCGTEVSRESEGGLLTHWAYDCFMHGRLDALVEGDTEGLSNRVKLKNLVMITLWCIQEDPSLRPTMKKVTQMLEGAVEVPVPPCPFPLNRSTSSFLQPN